The sequence below is a genomic window from Lolium perenne isolate Kyuss_39 chromosome 7, Kyuss_2.0, whole genome shotgun sequence.
TATCGCGATTGCTATAAGATGCgttggtggagatgctctaacatagCTAACGAGCTAACGCCAACTAAGGGCCGACGAGCGCCAAACAACACAATGAGTGTTTCGTGTGGCTAGCTGCGCTAACTCATTCGCTATGTTATTAGCGTCGGCCCCGATGAGCATCAATGAACTCCTGGACTAACTTTGTGCATGGGAGTTTTCTTGACCCACCAAAAGAAGGAAAATTAAATAGCAGGACACCACCATATCTTATGTCAGCGAAAAATAATTTCGAGAACAGAAAAAAGAGATGGAACAAAGAAGTCCATGACTCTGAAGACTCCACGCGAGCCACAATCAACAGTTCAACGCTTGTTTTGATAGGCAGGGATTAGATGGATAAATGGCTTAGTTCAATGTCACTGCAAGTTTAAAGGGTTTGAGCTCAATCAGCAGGAACAGCTAAAGATCATGCAACAAATTAAGCCAACTGGTACAGACCAAGAGTGGGACGAACGGGGGATACCGTGACTCCATGAGTCATGACCCAAATGGGGGATAATCATTGGCATGGCTTCACCAATATAACCCCGCTAAACCATAACAAAACATCACATTCTAAGATAAAACTTAACCGGACTGTTTGATAGCAATGACGAAACCCTACAACATTCTCAGCAGTTTGGGTATAAAATACCAGTCATTCTCTACCATTAGCATCAGTAGACGACATTTTCACTAAAGCTAGTGAGTCATTTGCAGAGACATACAGATAAAACAACCTACAGAACATAACAGAATCTACATTCAAGATTCCCAGTCCCCATAGCAGGACCATGTTACTGACGCCTCCCATTGCATAAACATTTTGACATGCGTAGCAGAGTAAGAAGGAATAAATAATCCACACAAAAAACTGCCCAGTTATGGTTTCCTGTTCCGCTCTTTTCAGAATGGCAGGACAGATCTGCATCAGACCATCAAAGACAACAGCACGCAGGTTGACATTTCAACATGTTGTTCACCGGACCGCCACAATAAGTTTTGGGGGTGCTCCATCACAATTACCCAGTTCATACTAGACAGGATCTGCCTAAATAATATTGATTTTTATCTTCCGAGGCGGTGTTCCAGGTTTTGACATGTTGCCTCCAGCTTTCCCTTTCTTATCAGAAGGCTTAAGGATCTGGAATGAGCATGTTAGTGAATCATCTATGCTCATCATAGCACCAGCATTGTCAAACTCGCCACAATAGTTTGGTGCAGAGAATATGGTTACAAGCTGGCGTTTTGCAAAGAATTCATATCCATCCTCCACCACCTGTGCATAGAAAATTCAGTGTAAGAAATTGAATTGTAGATAGACAGCTTCACAATGATAATAAGTATTCTCTAATAGCACGGATACAAGAaaaggggtcctaggtgcttcaGTCCGGTTGACTTACGTCTGTCAGACACATTGCTGAACACAAGTCTAACTTGATTTACCAATTGTAGAAGTCTAGAAGAGGTAAAAGCTTCAGCATTTATGAACCGAGAGTTAACTTCCAAACCGAATGAGTAGACTGTATACCAGGTGATCTAACAAAATTCGACTTTGCAGCAAGTCCTAACAATATTTATGACCCATGGCCTCCTCACACTAAATGGTGTAAACGGTTCGCAAGAGTGCTCACACACAGAACAATAAAAAAAAACTGATATGTTCAATATCAAATGACAAACTCACCCTAAGACATGCATGCACCTTTTCCACAATAGTATGTTACAACTGAGTATATGTTCCAACCATATCAATGCACAAATTTAACGATGCACTTCATTTTCAACAAAATGCATGTTCAGTATAAGGAGAAAAGAGTTATGGAATCTTTTCACACAAGGCCGCCAAATTACCACAATAAGGGCATGTCAAAGGGATTTTAACTAGATGGCGAATCTTAATAACAAAAATATCACGAAAAGGCTGTTGCTTGCTAGCCACTTTATCTGCAAGTTGAAGAATTTTGTATACGGTATTTATTCATTGTagaaaaatcatcagttgacatgCCAAATGTCTATAAGTACTCAATATCAAATGAGGAACATCACAGGTGAAACAAACTTTGTAACTTGCTAGAAAAATGTTCTTCAAGATTAGAGTGAAGGCATACCTGGTGAGCCCTGCAGACCAAATCTAGATCATGTTTCTCAAGGAACTCCGCAACCTTATCAGCTCCAAAAGTGTAAGATACACCCCTGTCGTTCTCACCCCAGCCATCAACATCTTTATCAGGGTCTGACCACAGTAGATCACAGAGGAGACCATGGTCCGGAATATCCACAGGACGGGCAATATTACGTATCTGGTCCATGTTCTTTAGTTCAGGCGATAAACCCCCATGCATGCACAGGATCTTATCATCAATAAGTGCAGCCACAGGCAGGCAGTTAAAACAATCagtgaaaaccttccagagacgaacATTAAACCTCCTCTTGCATTCATCAAAGAATCCATAAATTCTGTTGATAGAGGCACATTCATGGTTTCCCCTAAGGAGAAAGAAGTTCTCTGGGTACTTTATCTTGTATGCAAGGAGAAGGCATATTGTTTCAATACTCTGTTTGCCACGATCAACATAGTCACCCAGAAATAAATAGTTCGCCTCTGGTGGGAAGCCACCATACTCAAATAACCGAAGAAGGTCAGAGTATTGGCCATGGATGTCCCCTGCAGTGAGTAAAGAGGCAGTTAAAATGCTGAACATGCTTTTAAATCATCATATCATTGGACTTTGATTATATTAACAAATTTAGACAGCAAATTTGGCAAACAGTGTTTACAATCTTAATCCAAGGTACGCAAGAAAAAAAAAGTGCAATAGTGTACAGATCTGGTAATATAACATATACATATGGACTTAACACAGTAATAGGTACACGATGTGGAAAAATAATCCTGTCATGGGACAGTTTCCATTATATTAGGTATATAACCTTCAGATGCAAATATCAATACCACCATATATTAGAGTAAGCTAATTCCAAATGATTAAGGGCCGACAATTTTTCTACCGCCTCCGTGATTAAGGGGCGAAACATGCATTTCAACGCATTCATGTCTAGAGTATGATGATTTGTTCACTCTAATTAAGGATAAGTAAGTTAACAAGATTGCACACTTTCCTCTTGAAAAGATCAAACAACCCTTAACAGCAATTTAAAGGGACTCAGAGCATCTCTAGTCGCCCCCCTGGAGTTCTTGTCGCTCCAACGGCGGTGGGCACCGCGGAGGATGGCGTCagggtcctcatcctcctcggcaTCTTCGAGGGCCTCCACGAGCAGCGCCCTCCGCATCGGCAGCCTGCAGTCGTCTGGGACCCCAAAAGGGAGGTTGACGACGGCTCCACCTCTGGGCTCAAGAAGCCGAAACCagaggtggaggaggcggcgtGGACGCCTCCGCCTGAGTGCCGGGCAGGGCAGCTCCGCTTCGCCGCCGCCGACCCGGAGGATTTCCCGAGCCAGCAGGCACGGATGCTCACGTCTTTCAACGACGAGCTGCCGGCCACGGACGACTTCGCGGAGGCGTGGTCGAGGTCCGAGGCGAAGAAAGAGGCAGCATCGTCGTCAAGGTGGAGGACTTTCCACCGTGCCGACGTGGCGACCCCGGCCAAGGCTGCAGCTCCGCCGTGCCACCGACAAAGGTGGATCCCAaggacgagagctccgacgaagACGGTGACTAcaagccttctacgggagcctcggccgttagtttttttttctgttttaatttcttggtccatatatatatatgtatctatTGAGGTGTCCCGCTTCTGCATGCCACAGAACATTTCGTAGGCGTCAGAGTTAAGGGATACACGTCTTGCAGTTGGCATATTTGCTTTTGTTGAGGAAAGCCATATCTTAATCTGAACGTGTCTCTAATAGCATGGATACCTTATCTTCCACTCAATCCTGAAGAACTAACGGAAAAAAAAACATAGACATTGCCACGAAACTGTCAAGAGTTCGAAACGCAATCCCTTCTGTATAAATAAACAAAACCAGAAAGCGATTTGAGGTTTGACATTCCAAGGCCCTGACACGTTATCTGCAAACTGGGAAATTCATCACGGAGTCAACGCGGAGGATATGAGAAGAAGGTGAATCATGCCGACTCTACCTCCCAAACGAGAATTTTTTTTCAATCCCGGGATGATAGACAAGAGGTACGACGAACCCACAAGAACTTGTTTTTGCACATGGGGAGTAGGGATTCCAAGAGCACCTAGGCTTTCTTGACGGCCCCAAATCAAAATACCCAACTTTTTCGAGCCAAAAGCAGCAAATCTTCAGTAGCTTCGAACAATAAGAGCGCCTAAGCTCGGCATAGGAAAGCAGTCAGACGCGAGGGCCGCCAGTCAGGAAGAAGGCGCGCGCAACACAGAGCCAACGGGGGGCTGGCTGTGGATAGAAGAGAGGCGCGCGCGCGGAGCAGGTGGGGGGTTGGAGGGAGGGAGCAGGTGGTTACCGCAGACTTTGATTGGCGCCTCGAGCTCGAGGAGGTTGGGCTGGCTGAGGAAGACGTCCTTGGCGGCGGCGCAGAGGCGGCGGATCTCCGGGTCGGTGAGCTGCGCGGGGCGCGCCGTCCGGCCGCCGCGCGCCTCCAGGAGCCGGCGGATCACGTCGTCGAGCGTGGCCGCGTCCATCGGGCGGGAGGAGGGGAGGCGAGAGGAGTAAACCCTGGCGGCTGCGGCGGGGCGGCGGGCGGCTGGCTAAACCCTAGCCCGTGGTTTTCCCCTTTGGCCTGAGCCGACGgggggtggaggagagagagagaaacgcGTAGAGAGGCGAGAGCAGAGGGATATCGCTGCGACTGCGAGTGGCTCAAGATATTATTTCGAGATGCTGCCGCCCTTGCCCTTGTACTGCAACCAGGGCCCTGCCTGCGTGTGACCTGGACTGGCTCTACGGGAGCTAGGTCTAGTCCTGACAGCCGCCGGATCGGACAGAATTACTCGCTCCGTTTCGTTTCAACGGCAACCAGAGCATCTCTAATAAATATATGTATTTTAGAGCATCCAAAATTAATGCCCTAAAAAAATTACATCCTACAAGTTAATTTACATCATGAACTTAGTTTTTAGTTTACAAGATGATGTATTTTAGGGCACGAGGAGTGAATTACAAGATGATGCATCTTAGGACGCGAGGTACCATTTGAACACTTCAAATTCCACATTTCGAACTTCAAATTTAACACTTTTAACATTGGTTTAACACGAGAACAGACCGTCGGTCTGGTGGTAAGGCGTGCGGGAGCGGACGCTGCCCACCCGGGTACGAACCTTGGGTTCGGCGGGTGCTCAGGAGTTTTCTTCTATAAAAATGCCAACGGGTGCTAGTGCCTGGATTGGTCTTGTTTTTTTTTTACATTGGTTTAACACTACCAACATGATTGAACATTTTATTCGGCACTATGAATATGAGAATATCGATTTAAACTTCGACATTTACGTAAACATTGGTTAAACATTCGTAGACATGGACACTACCTAGCTTGCTCAACATCGACACTATCTAGAACAACTCTGACACCACCTTGTTTGTCGCGGTGTCATCGTGAAGCTATTTCAGAAGTCGGAGTCCAACGAAGAGGAGGACTCTAACACGATGTTGACAGCCGAGAAGCCAACCCGCATCTCTGCTGCCCTCTTCTTCTTCGTGTGGTCGAACTCCATCCACAACTGCACGAGCTCCGGGTGCTCCGTGTGCAGCCTTGACGTGGCCTCAGCGTCGGCCTCCTCCTTATGTTGGCGGGCCAGAAGCTGGCGGTGCGCTcggagatcctccttctcctGCTCACGATTCACCATCCGCAGCGATCACGCGAGGAACTCTGCCTCAACGAGGTTCTACACATCGGGGAAGTTCATCTCTGACTGCGGCCTCTAGAACCTTCACGCCGGTGCATCGTACGTGTGAGCGGCGAGCTTGGCAGAGGGGAACGTCCCCTGCCACCAGTGCGTGCATTCGATGGTGATCTTGGCCATGTGGTTTCAAGAGGGCCGTAGTCGGATGCTGAGCAAGCTTGTCGGGCTCTTGGTGCGGCAGCATCGCTACAATTCACCCCGAATCGCCAGGGAAACGGCGGTGCGGCACTAGATGGCGGCAAATCCGGTGGCCTAGAGGTCGGGAGCTCGGTGGCGGAGGATTCGACGACGGCGTGGCATAGAGGGCCGCGAGAGTTTGCATGAGAAGAATCATGCAAGTGCTTTCAGCTGGCGGTTCAAggattttttttttagtttacatCACCATGAGGTGATTGAAATATAGGGCACTTGTGCCAAATATACATCACCTCCTTAAAAATGTTGCATTACCAGAATATTATACATCACCTTTTGTAGAGGTTTTTGCCCATGATTATGTAGAAGTTAGGTTTACATCACCTTCTCAAATATAAATCATCTATTGGAGATGCTCTCATAAGAACAAGATTAGGGCCTATTTGATTTGCAGGAGAAACGTTGCAATGACATGTCCACTACTATAGGAATTGGTACGCCAAAGTTTGTTTGATTGCACCATATAAAAATAATAATTCTCAAAAAGAGGTATGAATGGATGTTAGCTTTCCTTAAATCTAGTGCAAATGACTGCTAACAAAATTTCTAGGAGAATCAATCCTACAAAGCAAACAATCATCGTAGGGAAAATTTCTATAGGATTTTATACTATAAATTTCCTATGAAAATCCTTTAAATCAAACAAGCCCTTACTCTTTGCAAGAGTAGGACATCCCAAACGGGCCACCTAAAATTGGACACTAAAATTGTTCCTTTTGTCCATTTGCAGTGTTGGCATGGACAACGCGGCAGAGGTCCGCTACAATAATGTTGGTGGGTCGCCTTCCGACCCATTGTTTTCTCGTTTCAATGACTTGCGGGCTAGGGAAAGACAAAGGTAGACAGGCGGGGGACATGAGTGTTGTCCGCGTGGAAGCATCTCCATCACAAATTTGGGTTGCAAATGGAGCCTAGCGCAGCATCCGTCGGCTCTTGTCCATTTGTGTTGCCCTCTTGAGCCCTGCACTATGTCCACGCAGATTAAATGGACAACCATGTAGTGTTTTTTTGGTATGTTTCTTTCacattattt
It includes:
- the LOC127318088 gene encoding serine/threonine-protein phosphatase PP1, which produces MDAATLDDVIRRLLEARGGRTARPAQLTDPEIRRLCAAAKDVFLSQPNLLELEAPIKVCGDIHGQYSDLLRLFEYGGFPPEANYLFLGDYVDRGKQSIETICLLLAYKIKYPENFFLLRGNHECASINRIYGFFDECKRRFNVRLWKVFTDCFNCLPVAALIDDKILCMHGGLSPELKNMDQIRNIARPVDIPDHGLLCDLLWSDPDKDVDGWGENDRGVSYTFGADKVAEFLEKHDLDLVCRAHQVVEDGYEFFAKRQLVTIFSAPNYCGEFDNAGAMMSIDDSLTCSFQILKPSDKKGKAGGNMSKPGTPPRKIKINII